One segment of Mercenaria mercenaria strain notata unplaced genomic scaffold, MADL_Memer_1 contig_3512, whole genome shotgun sequence DNA contains the following:
- the LOC128553125 gene encoding uncharacterized protein LOC128553125, producing MFVVNGKSSSRHFPKAMLNNENDAVIQELSHYATCLKTEVEYLRKENRKLQQQVLKLTERFDLETYFLKGVLREKHSRIAVLNDLLHRAKAEKEKFETEKANVVQILKKQQQVFQAKNGRILQLEEELGRNRDAQEACVGFGYSREDVSEAVLVWGRINPGYKAEDLMKILIERNREWHEGVVTEENQMETEGAVGGQDEL from the exons atgtttgttgtCAACGGCAAGAGTTCATCAAGACATTTCccaaaagccatgttg aataacgaGAATGATGCAGTCATCCAAGAACTGAGTCATTATGCCACATGTTTGAAGACGGAAGTTGAATATTTAAGAAAGGAAAACAGGAAGCTTCAACAACAAGTGCTAAAGTTGACAGAGCGGTTTGACTTGGAGACGTATTTCTTGAAAGGAGTATTGAGAGAGAAACATAGTAGAATTGCTGTATTGAATGATCTTCTTCATAGAGCAAAAGCAGAGAAGGAAAAGTTTGAAACAGAGAAAGCAAATGTTGTCCAAATACTGAAGAAGCAGCAACAAGTGTTTCAGGCAAAAAATGGCAGAATCCTCCAGCTTGAAGAGGAA CTTGGTAGAAACCGGGATGCTCAAGAAGCATGTGTGGGCTTTGGTTATAGTCGTGAGGATGTGTCAGAAGCTGTTCTAGTATGGGGAAGAATAAATCCAG GTTACAAGGCTGAAGACTTAATGAAAATACTGATTGAAAGAAATAGAGAATGGCATGAAGGAGTGGTCACTGAGGAGAACCAAATGGAAACTGAAGGAGCAGTTGGTGGTCAAG ATGAGCTTTGA